Proteins encoded together in one Flavobacteriales bacterium window:
- a CDS encoding lamin tail domain-containing protein yields the protein MRSTTHTARTVPLFAALLAAGALSAQTVFINEIHYDDASTDSGEGVEIAGPAGTDLTGWTIIPYNGSGGANYTPIGTLSGTIPDLGGGYGVVWTPIAGLQNGAPDGVALVNGSNVVIQFLSYEGSFTATAGAANGQTSTDIGVSEPGNVEGQSLQLTGSGTVYTNFTWAAQATATPGAFNNGQTFAAPSCGISIGTVTATCNSTNPGPGDSYDLSIAYTGVQLGITVVNNSGSGAIGGDDPAAVSNGTIVVSGISDANAYSVTFTAPCDAITVSGAAPSCEPPLDYTVLVINEVDYDQDGTDALEFIEIKNTGALALDLAGVKVQLINGSNGLPYATYTLPSFSLAAGDYYVLCGTGSSVANCDLQVGTATNLIQNGAPDGVALLDPTNVLLDAMTYEGNIAGYTEGSGVGLDDNPALIPSYEQQGLSRFPDGVDTDQNNVDFSLRCVTPGAANVATNQFCLCEPPTFTVNPVCVDDLTWDIIVNVTDMGSSATVDIFNDLNFDVESAVGTGLYTIGTFNNFDIVAITVTHDTYAQCDVTIGSITEDCTPPPPCTENEMELTIETDTYPGEITWVIQQAGGGPTVCSGGPYFQQLSTVTESCCLPDGCYELVMFDSFGDGIDPPGGYILADDLGQRVLDSDGSYTTTGTANNPFCVPLGTDRPIFQLCDKEDWLPTGVIVATENPAVSAEWTVGDQTDDGYQFWFFDPDGGYSRRIFRSHAATGGFGPANATRACHLKLSSIVTLPLPTNRLLNVRIRSRVNGTDAEFGPACRFRIPSPAVTCPTTKLIDNPNNANFSCGVTREFGTSDKVHCYPVAGASHYRFRFEADGGGFVRQITITSTNLVLNWATLPLQDGVTYAVTVQASLDNAATFCPAGDVCEVTIGALMEFRSSSSSLSAPSTFAVFPNPNEGSAFAVRFSDLGATTSAVLEVIDGQGRLVSSRGLAVVAGRVDQTIAFEQQLPTGLYLVRLTTGDRVLTERLVVRR from the coding sequence ATGAGATCCACGACACATACCGCCCGAACGGTGCCGCTTTTTGCGGCGCTCCTCGCGGCCGGCGCGCTTTCCGCGCAGACCGTCTTCATCAACGAGATCCACTACGATGACGCCAGCACCGACAGTGGCGAAGGTGTGGAGATCGCTGGCCCGGCAGGAACCGACCTCACCGGCTGGACCATCATCCCGTACAACGGTTCGGGCGGCGCCAACTACACGCCCATCGGGACCCTCAGCGGGACCATCCCCGATCTGGGCGGCGGCTATGGGGTGGTCTGGACACCCATCGCGGGCCTTCAGAACGGTGCGCCCGACGGCGTGGCCCTGGTGAACGGAAGCAACGTGGTGATCCAGTTCCTCAGTTATGAAGGCAGTTTCACGGCGACCGCTGGCGCGGCCAATGGCCAGACCAGCACGGACATCGGAGTCTCCGAGCCCGGCAACGTGGAAGGGCAATCGCTCCAACTGACCGGTTCAGGAACGGTGTACACCAACTTCACATGGGCCGCGCAGGCCACCGCGACCCCGGGAGCATTCAACAACGGGCAGACCTTCGCCGCCCCGTCGTGCGGGATCTCGATCGGTACGGTGACCGCCACGTGCAACAGCACGAACCCCGGGCCCGGTGATAGCTATGACCTCAGCATCGCTTACACTGGCGTGCAGCTCGGTATCACCGTAGTGAACAACAGCGGTTCGGGCGCCATCGGCGGAGATGACCCTGCCGCCGTGTCGAACGGCACCATCGTGGTGAGCGGCATCAGCGATGCGAACGCTTACTCGGTGACCTTTACGGCGCCCTGCGATGCCATCACCGTGAGCGGTGCCGCTCCGTCGTGCGAACCGCCACTGGACTACACCGTGCTGGTGATCAACGAGGTGGACTACGACCAGGACGGCACGGACGCCCTCGAGTTCATCGAGATCAAGAACACCGGTGCGCTGGCCCTGGACCTCGCTGGTGTGAAGGTGCAGCTGATCAACGGCTCGAACGGACTGCCCTATGCCACCTACACCCTGCCGAGCTTCTCGCTGGCCGCCGGCGACTACTATGTGCTCTGCGGCACCGGAAGCAGCGTGGCCAATTGCGACCTCCAGGTGGGCACGGCCACCAACCTGATCCAGAACGGCGCCCCGGACGGGGTGGCCCTGCTCGATCCCACGAACGTCCTGCTCGATGCCATGACCTATGAAGGCAACATCGCCGGCTACACCGAAGGAAGTGGTGTGGGACTGGACGACAACCCGGCGCTGATCCCCAGCTACGAGCAGCAGGGCCTGTCCCGCTTCCCCGACGGGGTGGACACCGACCAGAACAACGTGGACTTCAGCCTGCGCTGCGTGACCCCGGGTGCCGCCAACGTGGCCACCAACCAGTTCTGCCTCTGCGAACCGCCCACCTTCACCGTGAACCCGGTGTGCGTGGATGACCTCACCTGGGACATCATCGTGAACGTGACCGACATGGGCAGCAGTGCTACGGTGGACATTTTCAACGACCTCAATTTCGACGTGGAGTCGGCCGTTGGCACGGGTCTCTACACGATCGGCACGTTCAACAACTTCGATATCGTGGCCATCACGGTCACGCACGACACCTACGCGCAGTGCGACGTGACCATCGGCAGCATCACCGAGGACTGCACCCCGCCCCCGCCCTGCACGGAGAACGAAATGGAGCTGACGATCGAGACCGACACCTACCCGGGCGAGATCACCTGGGTGATCCAACAGGCCGGTGGAGGCCCCACGGTCTGTTCGGGCGGCCCGTACTTCCAACAGCTCAGCACCGTCACGGAATCCTGCTGCCTGCCTGATGGCTGCTACGAGCTGGTGATGTTCGACAGCTTCGGCGATGGCATCGACCCCCCTGGCGGCTACATCCTGGCCGATGATCTGGGCCAACGTGTGCTTGACAGCGATGGGTCCTACACCACGACCGGCACCGCCAACAATCCCTTCTGCGTGCCCTTGGGCACCGACCGTCCCATCTTCCAATTGTGCGACAAGGAGGACTGGCTGCCCACCGGCGTGATCGTGGCCACCGAGAACCCGGCCGTGAGCGCCGAGTGGACCGTGGGAGACCAGACGGATGACGGCTACCAGTTCTGGTTCTTCGACCCGGATGGCGGGTACAGCCGCCGCATCTTCCGCAGCCACGCTGCCACCGGCGGTTTCGGCCCGGCCAACGCCACGCGCGCGTGCCACCTCAAGCTCAGCAGCATCGTCACCCTGCCGTTGCCCACCAACCGCCTGCTCAACGTCCGCATCCGCAGCCGCGTGAACGGAACGGATGCCGAGTTCGGCCCCGCCTGCCGCTTCCGGATCCCCAGCCCGGCCGTCACCTGCCCCACCACCAAGCTCATCGACAACCCCAACAACGCCAACTTCTCCTGCGGGGTGACGCGTGAGTTCGGCACCTCGGACAAGGTGCATTGCTACCCCGTGGCCGGCGCCTCCCACTACCGCTTCCGTTTTGAGGCGGACGGAGGTGGGTTCGTGCGCCAGATCACCATCACCAGCACCAACCTGGTGCTGAACTGGGCCACCCTGCCCCTGCAGGATGGCGTCACCTACGCTGTCACTGTGCAGGCCAGCCTGGACAATGCAGCCACCTTCTGCCCGGCAGGGGATGTGTGTGAGGTCACCATCGGCGCTCTGATGGAGTTCCGCTCCAGCAGTTCGAGCCTGTCCGCACCGTCCACGTTCGCCGTGTTCCCCAACCCGAATGAGGGCAGTGCCTTCGCGGTGCGCTTCAGCGACCTTGGCGCCACCACCAGCGCGGTCCTTGAGGTGATCGACGGTCAGGGTCGGTTGGTGAGCTCCCGCGGGCTGGCCGTGGTGGCCGGCCGGGTGGACCAGACCATCGCCTTCGAGCAGCAGCTGCCGACCGGTCTCTACCTCGTCCGCCTCACGACCGGCGACCGCGTCCTGACCGAGCGCCTCGTGGTGCGTCGCTGA
- a CDS encoding PhoH family protein — protein MKKKDRKIFVLDTSVILYDHSAIECFQEHDVAVPIQVLEELDTFKKGNDTINYEAREFIRHLDGIAQRDLLTDWIPLNGPSKGKLKVVAKHDLNGVDATKVFQDGKNDHQIINAALTLQRQHKDRKVVLVSKDIALRLKAKSLNIVAEDYLTGKVQDMQRKLYTGRTVLDDYNEGLIDTLFEQGSLPVDDLGIKRPRGNQFFILRHKKKSILAKFDPRTGLVGRVEKQNVFGIGPKNAEQALAMSALLDPEIKLVTLQGAAGTGKTLLALACALEQRRMYRQIYVTRPVVPLSNKDIGYLPGDIQSKLDPYMQPLWDNLKLIKGQFEKHDSTPKRIDEMLENEKIAIAPLAYIRGRSLSNIFFIVDEAQNLTPLEVKTVISRAGEGTKIVFTGDVHQIDSPFLDAESNGLSYLIDKAKDDPLFAHITLEKGERSPLANLANELL, from the coding sequence ATGAAGAAGAAAGACCGGAAGATCTTCGTGCTGGACACCTCGGTGATCCTTTACGACCACTCGGCCATCGAATGCTTCCAGGAGCATGACGTCGCCGTCCCCATCCAAGTCCTTGAAGAACTTGACACCTTCAAAAAAGGCAACGACACCATCAACTACGAGGCGCGGGAGTTCATCCGGCACCTCGACGGCATCGCCCAGCGCGACCTGCTGACGGATTGGATACCGCTGAACGGCCCCAGCAAGGGCAAGCTCAAGGTGGTGGCCAAGCACGACCTCAACGGTGTGGACGCCACCAAGGTGTTCCAGGACGGCAAGAACGACCATCAGATCATCAATGCGGCGCTGACCCTTCAGCGTCAGCACAAGGACCGCAAGGTGGTGCTGGTGAGCAAGGACATCGCCCTTCGGCTGAAGGCCAAGAGCCTCAACATCGTGGCCGAGGACTACCTCACCGGCAAGGTGCAGGACATGCAGCGCAAGCTGTACACGGGTCGGACGGTGCTGGACGACTACAATGAGGGTCTGATCGATACGCTGTTTGAGCAGGGCAGCCTGCCGGTGGACGACCTGGGGATCAAGCGGCCCCGTGGCAACCAGTTCTTCATCCTCCGCCACAAGAAGAAGAGCATCCTGGCCAAGTTCGATCCACGCACGGGCCTGGTGGGCCGGGTGGAGAAACAGAACGTGTTCGGCATCGGCCCCAAGAACGCGGAGCAGGCGCTGGCCATGAGCGCACTGCTCGATCCGGAGATCAAGCTGGTGACCCTGCAGGGCGCCGCGGGAACGGGCAAGACCTTGTTGGCCCTGGCCTGCGCCCTGGAGCAGCGGCGGATGTACCGGCAGATCTACGTGACGCGCCCGGTGGTCCCGCTCAGCAACAAGGACATCGGCTATCTGCCAGGCGACATCCAGAGCAAGCTCGACCCGTACATGCAGCCCTTGTGGGACAACCTGAAGCTCATCAAGGGACAGTTCGAGAAGCACGACAGCACGCCGAAGCGCATCGATGAGATGCTGGAAAATGAGAAGATCGCGATCGCACCGCTGGCCTATATCCGCGGACGAAGCCTCAGCAACATCTTCTTCATCGTGGATGAAGCGCAGAACCTGACGCCCCTCGAGGTGAAGACCGTGATCAGCAGGGCGGGTGAGGGCACCAAGATCGTGTTCACCGGGGATGTTCACCAGATCGATTCGCCCTTCCTTGATGCTGAGAGCAACGGGTTGAGCTACCTGATCGACAAGGCGAAGGACGATCCCCTGTTCGCTCACATCACGCTGGAGAAAGGAGAACGTAGTCCACTGGCCAACCTGGCGAACGAATTGTTGTAG
- a CDS encoding DUF1987 domain-containing protein gives MATKLLHIDRTETSPQIDMDLEQGTLEFVGRSLPANSEQFYSRVYRWLDEYLRAPREETTVNMKLDYLDTSSSKHLYNIFDRLNAVNERGQRVHVNWHFETGDEEMAETGKDYQRFFGLDFQFIEVEELF, from the coding sequence ATGGCCACCAAACTGCTGCACATCGACCGCACCGAGACCTCGCCCCAGATCGACATGGACCTGGAGCAGGGCACCTTGGAGTTCGTAGGGCGTTCTCTGCCTGCCAACTCCGAGCAGTTCTACAGCAGGGTCTACCGCTGGTTGGACGAGTACCTGCGGGCCCCGCGCGAAGAGACCACGGTGAACATGAAGCTGGACTACCTGGACACCAGCAGCAGCAAACACCTGTACAACATCTTTGACCGTCTCAATGCGGTGAACGAACGCGGTCAGCGTGTTCATGTCAACTGGCACTTCGAGACCGGCGATGAGGAGATGGCCGAGACCGGCAAGGACTATCAGCGGTTCTTCGGACTGGATTTCCAGTTCATCGAAGTAGAGGAGCTCTTCTGA
- a CDS encoding tetratricopeptide repeat protein, translating into MNRSTLSLSTAFALTLGAQAQDLALAGRSDDATVSALFSEGERAYQRGAYDEAIALFSKVLDQDTEHLNAYLQRGFCHSLTKRYELAVADFSAVIARKPDHLWAYTSRGSAYNKLQQYEKAMRDFDHVIDLDPRNEEAYNNRGWTRKGSGDPAGACKDWRTSQRMGNAEARIILTNNRCK; encoded by the coding sequence ATGAACCGATCCACCCTCTCCCTATCCACAGCGTTCGCCTTGACCTTGGGAGCGCAGGCGCAGGACCTTGCCCTCGCGGGCAGGTCCGATGATGCGACCGTCAGTGCCCTTTTCTCGGAAGGTGAACGAGCCTATCAACGGGGGGCATACGACGAGGCCATCGCCCTCTTCTCCAAGGTGCTCGACCAGGACACCGAGCACCTAAACGCCTACCTCCAGCGCGGCTTCTGCCACTCCCTCACCAAGCGCTACGAGCTCGCGGTGGCCGACTTCAGCGCGGTGATCGCCCGAAAGCCGGACCACCTGTGGGCCTATACAAGCCGGGGAAGTGCCTACAACAAGCTCCAGCAGTACGAGAAGGCGATGCGCGACTTCGACCATGTGATCGATCTGGACCCCCGGAACGAGGAGGCCTACAACAACCGTGGCTGGACCCGAAAGGGGTCGGGCGACCCCGCCGGGGCGTGCAAGGATTGGCGCACCAGCCAACGCATGGGGAACGCCGAGGCCCGCATCATCCTCACCAACAACCGCTGCAAATGA
- a CDS encoding carboxypeptidase regulatory-like domain-containing protein: MHRAPKLLLLLFSALLTSSAFAQRAFTITGRVKVEGGGLENTKVIVYKNGEKDRVITSGLGKFNLDLSLNANYVLSFEKDGFVTKKLVFDTKVPADAAANGFAPFEFAVSLFKQYDDINIVVFNQPVGMIRYEASVDDFDYDTDYTKSIQSQLQTVMEQVEEKQAEEQQALKEQEKQAAESAKAKAQADAEAKKAAEAAAKEEARRKATEEAETARLAAAERKAEAERKAAEARKVEEERKAAALVAKAEPPPKPAPVVTAKEEPPPPPPAPRVTRNVLAARVVEGEDGRRMQAPIAGEEASPVRPAQAQQGAEDRPEEPAHVAEVVREEQLVVEPNKVMTVIRLEREGVSTEFKRIVHKWGGIYYFKNGDSCSREVYESEALATAE, encoded by the coding sequence ATGCACCGCGCACCGAAACTCCTCCTTCTTCTGTTCAGTGCTCTCCTGACGTCCTCGGCTTTCGCACAGCGGGCGTTCACCATCACCGGCCGCGTGAAGGTGGAAGGCGGCGGTCTGGAGAACACCAAGGTGATCGTGTACAAGAACGGCGAGAAGGACCGGGTGATCACCAGCGGGCTGGGCAAGTTCAACCTGGACCTGTCGCTCAACGCGAACTACGTCCTGAGCTTCGAGAAGGACGGCTTCGTCACCAAGAAGCTGGTGTTCGATACGAAGGTGCCGGCGGACGCCGCCGCGAACGGTTTTGCTCCCTTCGAGTTCGCGGTGTCGCTCTTCAAGCAATACGATGACATCAACATCGTGGTCTTCAACCAGCCCGTGGGCATGATCCGGTACGAAGCCTCGGTGGATGACTTCGACTATGACACGGACTACACGAAGAGCATCCAGTCCCAGCTACAGACGGTGATGGAGCAGGTGGAGGAGAAGCAGGCCGAGGAACAGCAAGCATTGAAGGAGCAGGAGAAGCAGGCCGCGGAGTCTGCGAAGGCCAAGGCCCAAGCCGATGCAGAGGCGAAGAAGGCCGCCGAGGCCGCGGCCAAGGAGGAGGCCAGGCGGAAGGCCACTGAGGAAGCGGAAACCGCCCGGCTCGCCGCTGCCGAGCGCAAGGCCGAGGCGGAGCGCAAAGCGGCCGAGGCCCGGAAGGTCGAGGAGGAGCGCAAGGCCGCAGCTTTGGTGGCCAAGGCCGAGCCACCGCCGAAACCAGCTCCCGTGGTGACGGCCAAGGAGGAGCCGCCTCCACCGCCGCCAGCTCCCCGAGTGACCCGCAATGTCCTTGCCGCCCGTGTGGTGGAAGGCGAGGACGGTCGACGGATGCAGGCCCCAATCGCAGGGGAGGAGGCATCACCCGTCCGACCCGCTCAAGCACAACAAGGTGCGGAGGATCGACCCGAGGAGCCCGCTCATGTGGCCGAGGTGGTCCGTGAGGAGCAATTGGTGGTGGAGCCCAACAAAGTGATGACCGTGATCCGCCTTGAGCGGGAGGGGGTGAGCACTGAGTTCAAGCGGATCGTGCACAAGTGGGGAGGCATCTACTACTTCAAGAACGGGGATAGCTGCAGCCGCGAAGTGTATGAGAGCGAAGCGCTCGCGACCGCGGAATGA
- a CDS encoding alpha/beta hydrolase, with the protein MFAWLSLLAALAVGYGSLCMVYYLVQERLIFVRHPLSKRYRYRFSHAFEERWITGADGAELHGLYFPVENAAGVVLYFHGNTGTLKRWGKRAPRFTRSLYAVLMPEPRGYGKSKGRLSEKALMADALLWYDQLRTAWPEDRIVVYGRSLGSGSAVPVAAQRRPRSLVLESPFARLIDPARNYFRWLPYTLLLNYRFYNDLAIRHVRCPVCIFHGERDGVVPIASALRLYASIPTSVERQMIVFPTGHHNDLARFARYHRILRKLLDDERKGRDDLAGPGAVPELR; encoded by the coding sequence GTGTTCGCGTGGTTGAGCTTGTTGGCGGCCCTGGCCGTAGGATACGGGTCCTTGTGCATGGTGTACTACCTGGTCCAAGAGCGGCTCATCTTCGTACGGCATCCATTGTCGAAGCGGTATCGATACCGGTTCAGCCACGCGTTCGAGGAACGCTGGATCACCGGGGCGGATGGAGCTGAACTGCATGGGCTCTACTTTCCGGTGGAGAATGCCGCGGGTGTGGTGCTCTACTTCCACGGGAACACCGGCACGCTGAAGCGCTGGGGCAAGCGGGCACCTCGGTTCACCCGATCGCTGTATGCGGTATTGATGCCGGAACCCCGAGGATATGGGAAGAGCAAGGGGCGGTTAAGCGAAAAGGCGCTCATGGCTGATGCCCTTCTCTGGTACGATCAATTGCGTACCGCGTGGCCGGAAGATCGGATCGTGGTCTACGGACGGTCGCTCGGCAGCGGGTCGGCGGTGCCCGTGGCGGCACAACGCCGCCCCAGGTCACTCGTGCTCGAGTCTCCATTCGCCCGGTTGATCGACCCTGCGCGGAACTACTTCCGGTGGCTCCCCTACACACTGCTGTTGAACTACCGGTTCTACAACGACCTCGCTATCAGGCACGTGCGATGCCCGGTATGCATTTTTCACGGCGAGAGGGATGGGGTCGTGCCCATCGCCAGTGCACTGAGGTTGTACGCATCGATCCCGACCAGCGTGGAGCGACAGATGATCGTGTTCCCGACCGGGCATCATAACGATCTGGCGCGTTTCGCACGGTATCACCGGATCCTACGGAAGCTGCTCGACGACGAACGAAAAGGGAGGGACGACCTGGCCGGCCCAGGTGCAGTTCCAGAGCTCCGATGA
- a CDS encoding FKBP-type peptidyl-prolyl cis-trans isomerase produces the protein MIRSLLTAVVVVLLTACSNEVTGQKGRNAPLKSNIDSVSYGIGTDIGHNMKLSGLDSLNVDAMAMGIRDGLDSAERINADNVRALVQAYMLAAQKKVMEREQKEGEENLRKGEAWLAENGKKPGITTTPSGLQYEVLQAGTGPKPTADDVVKVNYRGTLLDGTEFDSSYKHGQPAMFGVGNVIAGWAEAIQLMSVGSRYKLYIPAALAYGNSRGPGGDLPPNSALLFEVELLEIVPPAQGR, from the coding sequence ATCATCCGCTCACTGTTGACCGCCGTCGTTGTCGTACTGCTTACGGCCTGTTCCAATGAGGTCACCGGCCAGAAGGGCCGCAACGCTCCGCTAAAGTCGAACATCGACTCGGTGAGTTACGGCATCGGCACCGACATCGGCCACAACATGAAACTGAGCGGGCTCGATTCGCTGAACGTCGATGCGATGGCCATGGGTATCCGCGATGGGCTCGACAGCGCGGAGCGGATCAACGCGGATAACGTGCGAGCGCTTGTGCAGGCGTACATGCTGGCGGCGCAGAAGAAGGTGATGGAACGTGAGCAGAAGGAGGGGGAGGAGAACTTGCGGAAGGGTGAGGCTTGGTTGGCGGAGAACGGCAAGAAGCCGGGCATCACCACCACGCCTTCCGGACTTCAGTATGAGGTCCTGCAGGCCGGCACGGGGCCCAAGCCGACCGCCGATGATGTGGTGAAGGTGAATTACCGCGGCACGCTGTTGGATGGCACCGAGTTCGACAGTTCATATAAGCATGGGCAACCGGCCATGTTCGGCGTGGGCAATGTGATCGCGGGCTGGGCGGAGGCCATTCAGCTCATGTCCGTCGGTTCCCGCTACAAGCTCTACATCCCAGCTGCTCTTGCGTACGGCAACAGCCGTGGTCCCGGAGGCGACCTTCCGCCGAACAGCGCGCTACTGTTCGAGGTGGAACTGCTGGAGATCGTGCCCCCGGCCCAGGGACGCTAA
- a CDS encoding DUF551 domain-containing protein has product MSNGWISITERLPGNGDRVLCWVPGHHVYLPGKTGATELREVVILRFLKDHFAQNPSKTGKATSPHLWAGEGSSNQFFEAVTHWRPLPIGPGA; this is encoded by the coding sequence GTGAGCAACGGGTGGATCAGCATCACGGAACGCCTGCCCGGCAACGGGGACCGCGTGCTCTGCTGGGTGCCAGGGCACCATGTGTATCTGCCCGGAAAGACCGGCGCGACGGAGCTGCGCGAGGTTGTCATCCTGCGATTCCTGAAGGACCATTTCGCGCAGAATCCGAGCAAGACCGGCAAGGCCACATCCCCTCACCTGTGGGCGGGTGAGGGATCAAGCAACCAGTTCTTCGAAGCGGTCACGCATTGGCGACCACTTCCCATAGGCCCTGGCGCTTAG
- a CDS encoding insulinase family protein yields MSHPYMAGLLLAAFTPCIPMNAQVDRSKPPRPAPAPAVNVGQHTTFLLENSMRVIVVEDHQQPLVSVQVRFDIEPVLQGDKMGYIDLMGEVLAAGTSAMDKETLDRTVDQLGGDLSTTSDGVYASCLKKNFSALFDVVHAVVTTPSFPEAEFEKARKRMLSGLQSRKDDPDGIADVVGRVLTFSKGYPYGEIPTEKSVGKVERKHLEAYYKRFFRPEKAYLVLVGDLSEQEARQAAEKRFGTWRPAPAAVSTDANGQEVVDGLGAVVRPTKTPKPSRVRRVAIVDRPGAPQSVVRVVFPVDLKPNDPMALAGQVLNTVLGGGVFNARLMQNLREDKGYTYGAYSSLDADRYCGHFSAGASVRTEVTDSAANEMVFELEHMRLNGVKPDELALAKSFMAGSFARSLEDPRTVARFALNTYLYDLPKDHYASYLQQLDTVSSASVMAAAERFLHPDHAAILVVGDMERVGNKLVQLSFERGLMQLDENGDPYREELGPVPPGVTPQTVLEAYFKAIGGREAVEGVRSLKRSMSTTMMGMPVTVTEWNAEPDRYALDMRSGTMLLEQVRCDGTRAKRYGPEGAEEIIEMELEEMEMNAPPFPELHYAKMGRLVLPGTVQVNGEPAYKLMVMTDMGSTFSEFYSVASGLKLRREEMKATPEGTMKVSSDRKDYRAVKGVLFPHLIVQKGPVDMSLSVTEILVNGASDAKHYTVE; encoded by the coding sequence TTGTCCCACCCCTACATGGCCGGCCTGCTTCTGGCCGCCTTCACCCCTTGCATTCCGATGAACGCCCAGGTCGACCGAAGCAAGCCGCCCCGACCGGCTCCGGCCCCCGCCGTGAACGTGGGGCAGCACACCACCTTCCTGCTCGAGAACAGCATGCGGGTGATCGTGGTGGAGGACCATCAGCAGCCGCTGGTGAGCGTGCAGGTGCGGTTCGACATCGAACCGGTGCTGCAGGGCGACAAGATGGGATACATCGACCTCATGGGCGAGGTCCTTGCCGCCGGCACATCGGCCATGGACAAGGAGACCCTCGACCGCACGGTGGACCAGCTCGGAGGGGACCTGAGCACGACCAGTGACGGGGTGTACGCCTCCTGCCTGAAGAAGAACTTCAGTGCGCTGTTCGATGTGGTGCATGCAGTGGTCACCACCCCCAGCTTTCCGGAGGCCGAGTTCGAGAAGGCGCGCAAGCGCATGCTGAGCGGACTGCAGAGCCGGAAGGATGACCCGGACGGCATCGCGGACGTCGTGGGGCGGGTGCTCACCTTCAGCAAAGGCTATCCCTATGGCGAGATCCCTACGGAAAAGAGCGTGGGGAAGGTGGAACGCAAGCACCTCGAAGCGTACTACAAGCGGTTCTTCCGGCCCGAGAAGGCGTATCTGGTGTTGGTGGGCGACCTGAGCGAACAAGAGGCCAGGCAGGCAGCGGAGAAACGGTTCGGTACGTGGCGTCCGGCACCGGCGGCCGTTTCCACGGATGCCAACGGTCAGGAGGTCGTCGACGGGCTTGGCGCCGTCGTGCGACCGACCAAGACGCCCAAGCCGTCGCGTGTCCGGCGTGTGGCCATCGTGGACCGTCCCGGTGCGCCCCAATCGGTGGTACGGGTGGTGTTCCCAGTGGACCTGAAACCGAACGACCCCATGGCGCTGGCCGGGCAGGTGTTGAACACCGTTCTTGGCGGAGGCGTGTTCAACGCCCGCCTGATGCAGAACCTGCGCGAGGACAAGGGGTACACCTACGGCGCGTACAGCAGCCTGGATGCCGACCGGTACTGCGGCCATTTCAGTGCCGGGGCCAGCGTGCGCACCGAGGTCACCGACAGTGCGGCGAATGAGATGGTCTTCGAACTGGAGCATATGCGGCTGAACGGGGTGAAGCCGGACGAACTGGCGCTCGCCAAGAGCTTCATGGCCGGCAGCTTCGCCCGATCCCTGGAGGACCCCCGGACCGTGGCCCGCTTCGCCCTCAACACCTACCTGTACGACCTGCCCAAGGACCACTACGCCAGCTACCTCCAGCAGCTCGATACCGTGAGCTCCGCCAGCGTGATGGCCGCCGCCGAACGCTTCCTGCACCCGGATCATGCCGCCATCCTGGTCGTGGGCGACATGGAACGGGTGGGCAACAAGCTGGTCCAGCTCAGCTTCGAACGGGGCTTGATGCAGCTCGACGAGAACGGAGACCCCTATCGGGAGGAACTCGGGCCGGTACCTCCCGGCGTCACCCCGCAGACCGTGCTGGAGGCGTACTTCAAGGCCATCGGCGGGCGCGAGGCCGTGGAAGGGGTCCGCAGCCTCAAGCGGAGCATGAGCACCACCATGATGGGCATGCCGGTCACCGTCACCGAGTGGAACGCCGAGCCCGACCGGTACGCGCTGGACATGCGCAGCGGGACCATGCTGCTGGAACAGGTGCGTTGCGATGGTACACGGGCCAAGCGCTACGGTCCCGAAGGCGCGGAGGAGATCATCGAGATGGAACTGGAGGAGATGGAGATGAACGCCCCTCCATTCCCGGAGCTCCACTACGCCAAGATGGGCCGCTTGGTCCTGCCCGGGACCGTGCAGGTCAACGGGGAGCCGGCGTACAAGCTGATGGTGATGACGGACATGGGTTCGACCTTTTCCGAGTTCTACAGCGTGGCCTCGGGCCTGAAACTGCGCCGGGAGGAGATGAAGGCCACCCCGGAGGGCACCATGAAGGTCTCCTCCGATCGGAAGGACTACCGGGCCGTGAAAGGAGTGCTGTTCCCGCACCTCATCGTGCAGAAAGGCCCGGTCGACATGTCCCTGTCGGTGACGGAGATCCTGGTGAACGGGGCTTCGGACGCCAAGCACTACACGGTGGAGTAG